In Sebaldella termitidis ATCC 33386, one DNA window encodes the following:
- a CDS encoding ATP-binding protein, which translates to MAVAILREMKDQALTDLTNDDIKIKFIEESKKEGQKNYEAFQKREEKNKKLQEELLKEAEIKKYKSNSQITKKVQKASFEIATFKNDKERKYFNYFRNYCKHFDEVREDVIGILITGNPGTGKSFVTSCIYNELQNKYKVYRFNFSFYIETLKQNFNEMERLNLVKNADLVIIDDLGNEMLETEYKKNQNDENTISWRQERMFNLFQEIYENEIPVIINTNLTFSQLNKFLEIKKSDKLLDRLIEDCKHLYFDWKSRRSEIKKDKFKKYFGE; encoded by the coding sequence ATGGCAGTGGCAATTTTGAGAGAGATGAAGGATCAGGCTTTAACAGATTTAACTAATGACGATATAAAAATAAAATTTATAGAAGAAAGCAAAAAAGAAGGTCAAAAAAATTATGAAGCTTTCCAGAAAAGAGAAGAAAAAAATAAGAAATTACAAGAAGAATTATTAAAGGAAGCAGAAATAAAAAAATATAAAAGTAATTCACAAATAACAAAAAAAGTTCAGAAAGCAAGTTTTGAAATTGCAACTTTTAAAAATGATAAAGAACGGAAATATTTTAATTATTTCAGAAATTATTGCAAACACTTTGATGAAGTGAGAGAAGATGTTATTGGAATACTGATAACTGGAAATCCGGGAACAGGAAAATCATTTGTTACGAGTTGTATTTATAATGAACTTCAAAATAAATATAAAGTTTACAGGTTTAACTTCAGTTTTTATATTGAGACTCTAAAGCAGAATTTTAATGAAATGGAAAGGCTAAACCTAGTTAAAAATGCGGATCTCGTTATAATAGATGATTTAGGAAACGAAATGCTTGAAACGGAATATAAAAAAAATCAGAATGATGAAAATACAATAAGCTGGCGACAGGAAAGAATGTTTAATTTGTTTCAGGAGATATATGAAAATGAAATTCCAGTAATTATAAATACAAACTTGACTTTTAGTCAGTTGAATAAATTTCTTGAAATAAAAAAAAGTGATAAATTACTTGATAGATTGATAGAAGATTGCAAACATCTGTATTTTGATTGGAAAAGCAGACGATCGGAAATAAAAAAAGACAAATTCAAAAAATATTTTGGTGAATAA
- a CDS encoding conserved phage C-terminal domain-containing protein, giving the protein MKETLNSYFSQRKAMEFELMREDLDFLEWFIFWKDTGGMSSESIIHAEDKYYWISYSKILQDLPFIFRSESTVKRSLNRLIEKKIIKKYLGSKNGARATYFAIGENYIALLKADTRIKDEIPAAKEEKKRPAKFEKEHIEIIDHLNTVTKSAFKSDTVASKQLMNKLLESGFTVEDIKLVIEFKAKEWEGTDREQYLRPKTLFKMDYFPGYLKMARKGACNGSGNFERDEGSGFNRFN; this is encoded by the coding sequence ATGAAAGAAACGTTAAATTCATACTTTTCACAAAGAAAAGCAATGGAATTTGAATTAATGAGAGAGGATCTGGACTTTTTGGAATGGTTTATTTTCTGGAAAGATACAGGTGGTATGAGTAGTGAAAGCATTATTCATGCAGAAGATAAATATTATTGGATTTCTTACTCAAAAATATTACAGGATCTTCCGTTTATATTCCGGTCAGAATCAACAGTAAAAAGATCGCTTAATAGATTAATTGAGAAAAAGATAATAAAAAAATACCTCGGAAGTAAAAATGGAGCCAGAGCAACATATTTTGCTATAGGAGAAAATTATATTGCTTTATTAAAGGCAGATACTCGAATAAAAGATGAAATTCCAGCTGCTAAAGAAGAAAAAAAGAGACCAGCAAAATTTGAAAAAGAACATATTGAAATAATAGATCATCTAAATACGGTAACAAAATCAGCTTTCAAGTCAGACACAGTCGCATCAAAACAATTAATGAACAAGCTTTTAGAAAGCGGTTTTACTGTAGAAGATATCAAACTGGTAATAGAATTTAAGGCTAAAGAATGGGAAGGCACCGACCGGGAACAATATTTAAGACCAAAAACATTATTCAAAATGGATTATTTTCCGGGATATTTAAAAATGGCAAGAAAAGGAGCATGTAATGGCAGTGGCAATTTTGAGAGAGATGAAGGATCAGGCTTTAACAGATTTAACTAA
- a CDS encoding DNA-methyltransferase, translated as MKLYHGNAVSLIDKIKDNSIQSIITSPPYFCLRDYEYPQQIGLEDQVEDYLTKLIQIWNTAKNKLKDDGLLFINIDDTYYYPRPGETKIWGMNANGDKRPGIKKHNEYRKSSLMAVPQKLIIKMIESGWIFRQQIIWQKPNCMPESTTSRFTRDYEAIFMFSKSENYKFNQLKEDMKTEDLSNPRGSNGTTKQSGRRNEENKKTEYTRNMRSVWSINNVCSSNNNHYATFPAELARRLILCSTDEKDTVLDPFSGSGTTLKVAKQLNRHGIGIEINSKYVELAEKNINDLFTKVEIIKEECI; from the coding sequence ATGAAATTATATCATGGAAATGCTGTAAGTTTGATAGATAAAATTAAAGATAATAGTATTCAATCAATCATAACAAGTCCGCCTTATTTTTGTCTTCGGGATTATGAATATCCTCAACAAATAGGACTAGAGGATCAAGTCGAAGACTATTTAACTAAATTGATCCAGATCTGGAACACAGCAAAAAATAAACTAAAAGATGATGGATTATTATTTATCAATATAGATGATACATATTATTATCCGAGACCAGGTGAAACAAAAATCTGGGGAATGAATGCAAATGGGGATAAACGACCGGGCATAAAAAAACATAATGAATATCGAAAAAGTAGTTTGATGGCAGTTCCACAAAAATTAATAATAAAAATGATTGAATCAGGTTGGATATTCAGGCAGCAGATAATATGGCAAAAACCAAACTGTATGCCTGAAAGTACAACTTCAAGATTTACAAGAGATTATGAAGCAATATTTATGTTCAGTAAATCAGAAAATTATAAATTTAATCAATTGAAAGAAGATATGAAAACAGAGGATTTATCAAATCCACGTGGAAGTAATGGGACTACAAAACAATCTGGTCGACGAAATGAAGAAAATAAGAAAACTGAATATACAAGAAATATGAGATCAGTATGGAGCATAAATAATGTGTGTTCAAGTAATAATAATCATTATGCAACCTTTCCAGCTGAGTTGGCCAGAAGATTAATATTATGTTCAACAGATGAAAAAGATACAGTATTAGATCCATTTAGTGGATCGGGAACAACCTTAAAAGTTGCGAAACAACTTAACAGGCATGGTATAGGAATAGAAATAAATAGCAAATATGTGGAACTAGCAGAAAAGAATATAAATGATCTTTTCACAAAAGTGGAGATTATAAAGGAGGAATGTATTTGA
- the dcm gene encoding DNA (cytosine-5-)-methyltransferase — MPRVVEAFSGIRSQTQALKNLGIDHEVVATFEIDKWAIEMAKLLHGNVNNLGDISKVDPKEVPEHDLFTYTFPCQDISTAGHQAGLEKNSGTRSSLLWECKKIIEYHKPKYLLMENVDNLLSKRHIKQFMDWLVVLEKLGYKNYYKILNAKDYRIPQRRKRVFCVSIFGNEKYVFPKPVELKLRLRDMLEKEVPEKYYLKDIDNNKFHVNMNKKQGYFISGEVANALTSKNNRNNLIQVGYINTNSQGNRVYTDDVACTISALGGGGGAKTGLYLVPNEKIIDDDISYCITASYHKGTNLKGYFKKGRRQLIQDDNFRIRRLTPRECWRLMGWKDEQIDKVIHFSDKQLIEKAGNSIVIDVLEEIFRSLFLTIHEEENEYRLF, encoded by the coding sequence ATGCCTAGAGTAGTGGAAGCTTTTTCAGGGATAAGATCACAAACACAGGCCTTAAAAAATCTTGGGATAGATCATGAAGTAGTAGCAACTTTTGAAATAGATAAATGGGCCATAGAAATGGCTAAACTACTACATGGAAATGTCAATAATCTAGGAGATATATCTAAAGTTGATCCTAAAGAAGTGCCGGAACACGATTTATTTACTTATACTTTCCCGTGTCAAGATATTTCAACAGCTGGACATCAGGCAGGTCTTGAAAAAAATTCAGGGACTAGGAGTAGTTTACTGTGGGAGTGCAAGAAGATAATAGAATACCATAAACCAAAATATTTACTTATGGAAAATGTGGACAATCTATTGAGTAAAAGACATATAAAACAGTTTATGGATTGGTTGGTAGTACTTGAAAAGCTTGGATATAAAAATTACTATAAAATTTTAAATGCTAAAGATTACAGAATACCGCAAAGAAGAAAGAGAGTCTTCTGTGTAAGCATTTTTGGAAATGAAAAATATGTCTTCCCTAAACCTGTAGAATTGAAACTTAGATTAAGAGATATGCTTGAAAAAGAAGTGCCAGAAAAATATTATTTGAAAGATATTGATAATAATAAATTTCATGTAAATATGAATAAAAAACAGGGATATTTTATAAGTGGAGAAGTGGCAAATGCATTAACATCTAAAAATAATAGAAATAATCTGATACAAGTTGGCTATATAAATACAAATAGTCAGGGAAATAGAGTATATACAGATGATGTAGCTTGTACCATAAGTGCCTTAGGTGGTGGTGGTGGTGCGAAAACAGGACTTTATCTCGTGCCAAATGAAAAGATAATAGACGATGACATTTCATACTGTATAACTGCAAGCTATCACAAAGGCACTAACTTAAAAGGATATTTTAAAAAAGGAAGAAGACAATTAATTCAAGATGATAATTTCAGAATAAGAAGACTGACACCACGGGAATGCTGGCGGTTAATGGGATGGAAAGATGAACAAATAGATAAAGTTATACATTTTAGCGATAAACAGCTTATAGAAAAAGCTGGAAACAGTATAGTAATTGATGTACTAGAAGAAATATTCAGAAGTTTATTTTTAACAATACATGAAGAAGAGAATGAATATAGACTATTTTAA
- a CDS encoding DUF2513 domain-containing protein: MKLNPDCIRDILLWVEDVITPRNSIVVYKNSIPERLNKYSEDEFIYHIRQCFYHKFLVPTQMKLTSSLFQIKDLSPEGHKFLANIRENTNWNKTKKIANTIGTNSLDALKDIASNVISELIIKNFK, from the coding sequence ATGAAATTAAATCCTGATTGTATCAGAGATATCTTGCTTTGGGTTGAGGATGTTATAACACCTAGAAACTCTATTGTCGTTTACAAAAATTCTATTCCTGAACGTTTAAATAAATACTCGGAAGATGAATTCATTTATCATATACGGCAATGTTTTTATCATAAGTTCCTTGTTCCGACTCAAATGAAACTTACATCTTCACTCTTCCAAATAAAAGATTTATCGCCAGAAGGTCATAAATTTTTAGCTAATATAAGGGAAAATACCAACTGGAACAAAACTAAAAAAATCGCTAACACAATAGGCACCAATTCCTTAGATGCTTTAAAAGATATAGCATCAAACGTCATATCGGAATTAATCATCAAAAATTTCAAGTGA